A single genomic interval of Campylobacter sp. MIT 12-8780 harbors:
- the zupT gene encoding zinc transporter ZupT: MDISSSQVLFAFLLAALAGFSTAIGAIIAFFSRQDNLKVLSIGLGFSAGVMIYISFMEILPQAFKDFSRVYEGFWGEFIAIVCFFLGIVLSAFVDKLIPENLHLDEKGQYDELKICPLVERKTNARAEFNNSKQKALKRTGILTAIAIAIHNFPEGFATFVSSLDNLSFGIAIAIAVAIHNIPEGMAVSLPIYHATGDKKKAFIYSALSGLTEPIGALVGVFLLLPFVGDLTLAFTFAIIAGIMVYISFDELLPAARVYGEAHHCLYGLLAGMGVMALSLALLNNA; this comes from the coding sequence ATGGATATAAGTTCAAGTCAAGTTTTATTTGCATTTTTGCTTGCCGCTTTGGCTGGTTTTTCAACGGCTATTGGTGCGATTATCGCCTTTTTTTCAAGACAAGATAATCTAAAAGTCCTTTCTATAGGGCTTGGGTTTTCAGCTGGAGTGATGATTTATATCTCTTTTATGGAGATTTTGCCTCAAGCTTTTAAGGATTTTTCTCGCGTATATGAGGGGTTTTGGGGCGAATTTATCGCTATAGTGTGCTTTTTTCTTGGCATTGTGTTATCAGCTTTTGTAGATAAACTTATCCCTGAAAATTTACACCTTGATGAAAAAGGGCAGTATGATGAGCTTAAGATTTGCCCTCTTGTTGAACGCAAAACAAATGCGAGGGCTGAATTTAACAACTCAAAGCAAAAAGCACTTAAACGCACTGGAATTTTAACCGCCATAGCCATAGCCATACATAATTTTCCAGAAGGTTTTGCGACTTTTGTTTCCTCGCTTGATAATCTTTCTTTTGGCATAGCCATAGCCATAGCTGTTGCTATTCACAATATCCCAGAAGGTATGGCGGTTTCTTTGCCGATTTATCACGCTACTGGAGATAAGAAAAAAGCCTTTATCTACTCAGCGCTTTCAGGGCTTACTGAGCCAATCGGTGCTTTGGTGGGTGTGTTTTTGCTCCTACCTTTTGTGGGGGATTTGACTTTGGCTTTTACCTTTGCGATTATTGCTGGGATTATGGTGTATATCTCTTTTGATGAGCTTTTACCAGCAGCTAGGGTGTATGGGGAGGCTCATCACTGCTTGTATGGCTTGCTTGCGGGTATGGGTGTAATGGCTTTAAGTCTTGCTTTGCTGAATAATGCTTGA
- a CDS encoding ABC transporter permease subunit: protein MLKFILKRLLYVPLILLLVSFVVFALLRLSPVDPAFSYLVQSQIPPTDEALNTARIELGLNKPFLEQYFLWLKNALSLDFGISYVTKREVLGDLLYYLPTTLCLTLLSMLFLICVSIPLGIIAALKKNSLFDKCILLFSFAGVSIPSFWFGFLLILVFTLGFGVLSPFSELGFTRYILPVLTLSLMSLCINVRLMRASFLARLKAPFLLYARARALSEAKIARTHLLKNSLVPVSTSLGMHFGELLGGAVVVEILFALPGLGRYAVGAIYSHDYPVVQCFVLLVTLVFIVMNLFIDILYVYLNPKIAYED from the coding sequence ATGCTTAAATTTATACTTAAACGTCTTTTATATGTGCCTTTGATTTTGCTTTTGGTTTCTTTTGTGGTATTTGCCTTGCTTCGTTTAAGTCCGGTTGATCCTGCTTTTTCATATCTGGTGCAATCTCAAATTCCACCCACTGATGAAGCCTTAAATACTGCTCGCATAGAGCTTGGTTTAAACAAACCCTTTTTAGAACAATACTTCCTTTGGCTTAAAAATGCCCTAAGTCTTGATTTTGGCATTTCTTATGTAACTAAACGCGAGGTTTTGGGGGATTTGCTGTATTATTTGCCAACGACTTTGTGTTTAACCTTGCTTTCTATGCTTTTTTTGATCTGCGTAAGCATTCCTTTAGGTATAATTGCAGCTTTGAAGAAAAATTCTTTGTTTGATAAATGTATCTTGCTTTTTTCTTTTGCTGGGGTTTCAATCCCTAGTTTTTGGTTTGGTTTTTTACTCATTCTTGTTTTTACACTTGGTTTTGGTGTGCTTTCTCCTTTTAGTGAGCTTGGTTTTACTCGTTATATACTGCCTGTTTTGACCTTGTCTTTAATGTCTTTGTGTATAAATGTGCGTTTAATGAGAGCAAGTTTTTTAGCACGTTTAAAAGCTCCTTTTTTGCTTTATGCAAGGGCAAGAGCTTTAAGTGAGGCTAAAATTGCACGTACGCACTTGCTTAAAAACTCACTTGTTCCTGTTAGTACCTCACTTGGTATGCACTTTGGCGAGCTTTTAGGTGGGGCTGTGGTGGTTGAGATACTTTTTGCTCTGCCTGGACTTGGAAGGTATGCTGTGGGAGCTATTTATAGTCATGATTATCCTGTGGTGCAGTGTTTTGTCCTGCTTGTAACTTTGGTTTTTATCGTGATGAATTTATTTATTGATATACTTTATGTGTATTTAAATCCAAAAATAGCTTATGAGGATTAG
- the recJ gene encoding single-stranded-DNA-specific exonuclease RecJ, with protein sequence MNTLSKEEIKRILALRFEKDLHKNLCDLPLPSRLKDIYKGAGRIKEAIEKNEKVAIVGDYDVDGVISCVIMAEFFDDIGFDYVVKIPNRFKDGYGLNEDIVKELNVDLIITVDNGIAATEAARLCEQKGIDLIITDHHMPPAMLPKAYAIINPKQKGCDFPDIEICGAQVAWYLIAALKEVCKLKYDMCKFIELLAIAIMGDMMELRDLNRALVKKGIEKINASKRPAFKAIKHCCQKDKFELDHIGFLIAPLINSAGRMDDAMLSYEFLHTKDYDKALELLKQIVECNNTRKEEERQLFEESLKQVDESKPFILVSGKDWHEGVLGIVASRLARHFNKPAFVFCEFENKAKGSARSVGKINILKLIESQRNLLLAYGGHKGAAGALLECKNLELFKNNLEKLCQELPSEDFVNSEELLGSLDINEVDFEMLEILEHFEPFGHKNPRPLFEFKELVVKNKKRLGKDEKHLKLILCKDNANIEALFFNFDKEPMIGEKITCIASISKNTFRGLLTPQLIIQELFIK encoded by the coding sequence ATGAACACGCTTAGTAAAGAAGAAATTAAACGCATTTTAGCCCTTCGTTTTGAAAAAGACTTGCATAAAAACTTATGTGATTTACCCCTACCAAGTCGCCTAAAAGATATTTATAAAGGTGCTGGACGCATCAAAGAAGCTATAGAAAAAAATGAAAAAGTAGCTATTGTTGGTGATTATGATGTTGATGGGGTAATAAGCTGTGTGATTATGGCTGAGTTTTTTGATGATATAGGCTTTGATTATGTGGTAAAAATCCCAAACCGCTTTAAGGATGGATACGGCTTAAATGAAGACATCGTTAAAGAGCTTAATGTTGATCTTATCATCACGGTTGATAATGGCATAGCTGCAACTGAAGCTGCAAGATTGTGCGAGCAAAAAGGCATTGATCTTATCATCACTGATCATCACATGCCCCCAGCCATGCTACCAAAAGCTTATGCTATCATTAATCCTAAGCAAAAAGGTTGTGATTTTCCAGATATTGAAATTTGTGGGGCTCAAGTGGCTTGGTATTTAATCGCTGCTTTAAAAGAAGTATGCAAACTCAAATACGATATGTGTAAATTTATCGAACTTTTAGCCATAGCCATAATGGGCGATATGATGGAGCTTAGAGACTTAAACAGGGCTTTAGTAAAAAAAGGCATAGAAAAGATAAATGCGTCCAAACGCCCTGCTTTTAAGGCGATCAAGCATTGTTGTCAAAAGGATAAATTTGAACTTGATCACATAGGCTTTTTAATCGCTCCTTTGATTAACTCAGCTGGCAGAATGGACGATGCGATGCTTAGTTATGAGTTTTTACACACCAAAGACTATGATAAGGCTTTAGAGCTTTTAAAACAGATCGTAGAATGCAACAACACCAGAAAAGAAGAAGAAAGACAGCTTTTTGAAGAGAGTCTTAAACAAGTTGATGAAAGCAAACCTTTTATCTTAGTCAGTGGTAAAGATTGGCATGAAGGGGTTTTAGGCATAGTTGCAAGTCGCCTAGCAAGACATTTTAACAAGCCAGCCTTTGTGTTTTGTGAATTTGAAAACAAGGCAAAAGGAAGTGCTAGAAGTGTCGGTAAAATAAATATTTTAAAACTCATTGAAAGTCAAAGAAATCTGCTTTTGGCGTATGGAGGGCACAAAGGGGCGGCTGGAGCGTTGCTAGAATGTAAAAATCTCGAACTTTTTAAAAACAATCTCGAAAAACTTTGTCAAGAACTTCCAAGCGAAGATTTTGTAAATTCAGAAGAGCTTTTAGGAAGTTTAGACATTAATGAAGTGGATTTTGAAATGCTTGAAATTTTAGAACATTTTGAGCCTTTCGGGCACAAAAACCCTCGTCCTTTGTTTGAATTTAAAGAACTTGTTGTTAAAAACAAAAAAAGACTTGGCAAAGATGAAAAACACCTAAAGCTCATACTTTGCAAGGACAATGCCAACATTGAAGCCTTATTTTTTAACTTTGATAAAGAACCAATGATAGGCGAAAAGATCACTTGCATAGCAAGCATTTCTAAAAACACTTTCAGAGGGCTTTTAACACCACAGCTCATCATTCAAGAACTTTTCATTAAATAA
- the nikA gene encoding nickel ABC transporter substrate-binding protein, producing MKFFISLFLLSFSLVFAKDLTIAYPVNVGALNPHLYSPNQMFAQVLAYESLVRYGEDGKIEPLIASSWEVSKDGKTYTFFIPKGQKFADGTKLDAYAVEKNFKAIMLNKERHSWLGLTQKIRAFKALDETHFELKLDSAYSATLAELSLPRPYRILAPSAFQSEDTSKGIKKAIGSGAFVLKQTRLGEYDIFELNPYYRGKKPNFDRLIIKVLPDPNSRVLALQSKGIDLLVGEDIISYENFKRLSTDKNFVTKQSGVQGTTMLTINASKDHATNDMKLRKTIIQAFCKDVVMKGILLNLNQKANQLFHPSLPYADHVRLEKEVDCKSVKAYDKKVSLDLVYIGTNPIQKAIAEALQGDLARVNIHLNLLASEEVSFYQRQRSGDFDLIFNSTWGNPFDPHSFLGSMLEPSHADFMAQKDLANKAEIDKSIRAILNTADEQILRKNYDFVLNALQESYIYLPINYESIFAVYDKAKIKHFEFGAMATEFMLHKIELQE from the coding sequence ATGAAATTTTTTATAAGCTTGTTTTTGCTAAGTTTTAGTCTTGTTTTTGCAAAAGATTTAACTATTGCCTATCCAGTAAATGTTGGAGCTTTAAATCCGCATTTGTATTCACCAAATCAAATGTTTGCTCAAGTTTTAGCCTATGAAAGCTTGGTAAGATACGGCGAAGATGGCAAGATAGAACCTTTAATCGCAAGTTCTTGGGAAGTAAGTAAAGATGGTAAAACCTATACTTTTTTTATCCCAAAGGGGCAAAAATTTGCAGATGGAACAAAGCTTGATGCTTATGCTGTAGAAAAAAATTTCAAAGCCATAATGCTAAACAAAGAAAGGCATTCTTGGCTAGGACTTACTCAAAAAATTCGTGCTTTTAAAGCCCTTGATGAGACGCATTTTGAGTTAAAGCTTGATAGTGCGTATTCAGCAACCCTAGCAGAATTAAGCCTGCCTCGTCCTTACCGCATACTTGCTCCTTCAGCCTTTCAAAGCGAGGATACTTCAAAGGGCATTAAAAAAGCCATTGGTTCTGGAGCCTTTGTTCTTAAACAAACTCGTTTGGGCGAATATGATATTTTTGAGCTTAATCCTTATTATAGAGGCAAAAAGCCAAATTTTGACCGCCTTATCATCAAGGTTTTACCTGATCCAAACTCACGCGTTTTAGCACTTCAAAGCAAGGGCATTGATCTTTTGGTGGGCGAGGATATTATTAGTTATGAAAATTTTAAACGTTTAAGCACAGATAAAAATTTTGTGACTAAACAATCAGGCGTTCAAGGCACAACTATGCTGACTATAAATGCTTCAAAAGATCATGCCACAAATGATATGAAGCTGAGAAAAACCATCATTCAAGCCTTTTGTAAGGATGTTGTGATGAAAGGGATTTTGCTCAATTTAAATCAAAAGGCAAATCAACTTTTCCACCCAAGTTTGCCTTATGCTGATCATGTAAGGCTTGAAAAAGAAGTGGATTGTAAAAGTGTAAAAGCTTATGATAAAAAAGTAAGTTTAGATCTTGTTTATATAGGCACAAATCCTATACAAAAGGCTATTGCAGAGGCTTTACAAGGGGACTTAGCAAGGGTAAATATACATTTGAATTTGCTTGCAAGTGAAGAAGTGAGCTTTTATCAAAGGCAAAGGAGTGGGGATTTTGACTTGATTTTTAATTCAACTTGGGGCAATCCTTTTGATCCTCACTCTTTCTTAGGTTCTATGCTTGAGCCTTCTCATGCAGATTTTATGGCTCAAAAGGATTTAGCCAATAAAGCAGAGATTGATAAAAGCATAAGAGCTATTTTAAACACTGCTGATGAGCAAATTTTAAGAAAGAATTATGATTTTGTCCTAAACGCCTTGCAAGAAAGCTATATATATTTACCTATAAATTATGAAAGCATTTTTGCAGTCTATGATAAAGCTAAGATCAAGCATTTTGAGTTTGGAGCTATGGCAACTGAGTTTATGCTCCACAAAATAGAGCTTCAAGAATAA
- a CDS encoding MnmA/TRMU family protein, whose product MKALALFSGGLDSMLAMKLITSQGIEVKALNINIGFGSRSDKSEDMKRRAALVGADFEMIDVRNAYLQKVLFNPQYGYGKHFNPCIDCHAFMFKTALSMLEAEKADFIITGEVLGQRPMSQRSDAMAKVKRLADDEEDLILRPMCAKNLPETKPERLGWVDRNKLEGISGRSRKRQLELAAQFGLEDFESPGGGCLLTLDSFAKKMKDFKEFDQNMQVNDAQLLKYGRHLRLPNGAKMIVGRNELENQLLRGLKTDKYEEIKLGELIGAYSLVDQNISKEDLNLALKIALTYTKADPNKNYELSFKDELFTQSPFENKEHLSEFFIS is encoded by the coding sequence ATGAAAGCATTAGCACTTTTTAGCGGTGGGCTTGATTCTATGCTAGCGATGAAGCTTATCACAAGTCAAGGCATAGAAGTAAAAGCTTTAAATATCAACATAGGCTTTGGCTCAAGGTCTGATAAAAGCGAGGATATGAAAAGACGTGCGGCTTTGGTTGGGGCTGATTTTGAGATGATTGATGTAAGAAATGCTTATCTTCAAAAGGTGCTTTTTAACCCACAATATGGCTATGGCAAGCATTTTAATCCCTGTATTGATTGCCATGCTTTTATGTTTAAAACCGCTCTTTCTATGTTAGAGGCTGAAAAGGCTGATTTTATCATCACTGGAGAGGTATTAGGACAACGTCCTATGAGTCAAAGAAGTGACGCTATGGCCAAGGTTAAACGTCTTGCAGATGATGAAGAGGACTTGATCTTGCGTCCTATGTGTGCAAAAAACTTGCCTGAGACAAAGCCGGAACGACTTGGCTGGGTGGATAGAAACAAGCTTGAGGGCATAAGTGGCAGAAGCAGAAAAAGACAACTTGAACTTGCTGCTCAATTTGGCTTAGAAGACTTTGAAAGTCCGGGTGGAGGCTGTTTGCTTACACTTGATAGCTTTGCAAAGAAGATGAAAGACTTTAAAGAATTTGATCAAAATATGCAAGTTAATGACGCTCAACTTTTAAAATACGGCAGACATTTACGCTTGCCAAATGGAGCCAAGATGATAGTGGGGCGAAATGAGCTAGAAAATCAACTTTTAAGAGGACTAAAAACAGACAAATACGAAGAAATAAAGCTTGGCGAGCTTATTGGAGCGTATTCTTTAGTGGATCAAAATATCAGCAAAGAAGATTTAAATTTAGCCTTAAAAATAGCTTTAACTTATACTAAAGCAGATCCAAATAAAAACTATGAATTAAGCTTTAAAGATGAACTTTTTACCCAAAGTCCTTTTGAAAACAAAGAGCATTTAAGCGAATTTTTTATAAGCTAG
- a CDS encoding outer membrane beta-barrel protein translates to MKKVLTSFALVSALASSAALAEQSGAFVGIDGGYASHKAGSESGYNGFRYGLVGGYKYFLDDNLGFRGYANLTYGTKATKGGNNPQIDRFDIGVNADVLYNFLQSGDLEYGAFGGLSLDYANNKVKIKNVSDIKANGFDLGINLGLRANYTQTHGFELWSRFGLVGPKVDDNEDGDKLKQPYAVGLRYTFNF, encoded by the coding sequence ATGAAAAAAGTTTTAACAAGCTTTGCTCTCGTTTCAGCTCTAGCTTCTTCAGCAGCTTTAGCAGAACAATCAGGTGCTTTTGTCGGTATTGACGGAGGCTATGCTTCACATAAAGCAGGTAGTGAAAGTGGATACAACGGCTTTCGTTATGGTTTAGTTGGTGGTTATAAATACTTCCTTGATGACAATTTAGGTTTTAGAGGTTATGCAAATCTTACTTATGGAACTAAAGCGACTAAAGGTGGTAATAATCCTCAAATTGACAGATTTGACATAGGCGTAAATGCTGATGTGCTTTATAACTTCTTACAAAGTGGTGATCTTGAATATGGTGCTTTTGGTGGTTTGAGCCTTGATTATGCAAACAATAAAGTAAAAATAAAAAATGTAAGCGATATAAAAGCAAATGGTTTTGATCTTGGTATCAATCTTGGTTTAAGAGCAAACTACACTCAAACTCATGGCTTTGAGCTTTGGAGTAGATTTGGTTTAGTTGGTCCTAAAGTTGATGATAATGAGGATGGTGACAAACTTAAACAACCTTATGCTGTAGGACTTCGCTATACTTTCAATTTCTAA
- a CDS encoding ABC transporter ATP-binding protein, producing MNLLECKNLSVCDEKQNHLLKNINFKLKKDEYLAIIGSSGAGKSTLIKALMNLNSSNLTSKGELFWHEKANFGVILQNPASCFDHVFSIKFHFKETFLAKNLKPDEQEYKRLLAEVGLDEKVLNAYPFELSGGMLQRVMIALALCAPLNLLIADEASSDLDSSGEKELFELIFRLKAKFHFAFLLVTHSLKLAQNADTIIILDQGQIIDQGNAKYIFTQSKCKKTKAFLEAFHLLEQNSFKPKPKPKTKALLLAKNINLSYKQGGFFSRQKPKIVLNKLDLKLYEGVNLAIVGKNGSGKSSLVRVLLGLEKAKNASLNLNGFDFCTQKLEYKKSLGIIFQNPPATLNPNFSAKEAILEPLWNLNIDKQSQEQELKKLAKALNLSELDKKVPYFSGGELQRIALARALITKPSLLILDEALSNLDVLLQVQIIKLLKALQAEFKLTLLCISHDQNILNALCDELLELKDGVLNEL from the coding sequence ATGAATTTATTAGAATGTAAAAACTTAAGCGTATGTGATGAAAAGCAAAATCATCTCTTAAAAAATATCAATTTTAAGCTTAAAAAAGATGAATACCTTGCTATCATTGGTTCAAGTGGGGCTGGAAAAAGCACGCTTATAAAGGCTTTAATGAACTTAAATAGTTCAAATTTAACAAGCAAAGGCGAGCTTTTTTGGCATGAAAAAGCAAACTTTGGCGTGATCTTGCAAAATCCTGCTTCTTGTTTTGATCATGTTTTTAGCATAAAATTTCATTTTAAAGAAACTTTTTTGGCTAAAAATTTAAAACCAGATGAACAAGAATACAAAAGACTTTTAGCTGAGGTTGGGCTTGATGAAAAGGTGTTAAATGCTTATCCTTTCGAGCTTAGCGGAGGTATGCTTCAAAGAGTGATGATCGCTCTTGCGTTGTGCGCGCCTTTAAATTTGCTTATTGCTGATGAGGCAAGTAGTGATTTGGATTCAAGTGGAGAAAAAGAACTTTTTGAGCTTATCTTTAGGCTAAAAGCTAAATTTCATTTTGCTTTTTTGCTTGTTACGCATAGCCTAAAGCTTGCTCAAAATGCTGATACAATCATCATCTTAGATCAAGGACAAATCATAGATCAAGGAAATGCCAAGTACATCTTTACCCAAAGTAAATGCAAAAAAACCAAAGCTTTTTTAGAAGCCTTTCATCTTTTAGAGCAAAATAGTTTTAAGCCAAAACCAAAGCCAAAAACCAAAGCCTTACTTCTTGCAAAAAATATCAATCTTTCTTATAAACAAGGTGGCTTTTTTTCAAGGCAAAAGCCTAAAATCGTGCTTAACAAGCTTGATTTAAAACTTTATGAGGGCGTAAATTTAGCTATAGTAGGTAAAAATGGAAGCGGGAAAAGCTCGCTTGTGCGTGTTTTGCTTGGACTTGAAAAGGCTAAAAATGCAAGTTTGAATTTAAATGGCTTTGATTTTTGCACCCAAAAATTAGAATACAAAAAAAGCTTAGGCATAATCTTTCAAAACCCACCAGCCACGCTTAATCCAAACTTTAGCGCAAAAGAGGCTATACTTGAGCCTTTGTGGAATTTAAACATTGATAAACAAAGCCAAGAACAAGAGCTAAAAAAGCTAGCAAAAGCTTTAAATTTAAGCGAGCTTGATAAAAAAGTGCCTTATTTTAGCGGAGGAGAGCTTCAAAGAATAGCCCTAGCTAGAGCTTTAATCACAAAACCAAGTCTTTTAATCCTTGATGAAGCCCTAAGCAATCTTGATGTGCTCTTACAAGTGCAAATCATCAAACTCCTAAAAGCCTTGCAAGCTGAGTTTAAGCTCACACTTTTATGTATAAGCCACGATCAAAACATACTCAATGCTCTATGTGATGAGCTTTTAGAGCTTAAAGATGGAGTGCTTAATGAGCTTTGA
- the nikC gene encoding nickel ABC transporter permease subunit NikC, with protein MKKRNFKLYCSLALIVLIVLLALFAPLLPYDPNAIDISNKFAPSSLTHLLGTDHLGRDVFKRLIYGARLSLFAVVLIFACILSFSFVVGFVAGYKGGLWDKILMRVCDVFFAFPTFILALFFIAIFGIGLVNVILAIALTHWAWYARMIRSLVLEQKNQGFVLASKALGTSDIKVICRHILPFVLSQISVLITLDIGHMLLHIAGLSFLGLGVQAPNAEWGVMISDAAPFVMSEPQLMLYAGLAIFISVAAFNLLGEALQERGQR; from the coding sequence ATGAAAAAGAGGAATTTTAAGCTTTATTGTTCTTTAGCACTTATTGTTTTAATCGTGCTTTTGGCTTTATTTGCTCCGCTTTTACCTTATGATCCAAATGCTATAGATATAAGCAATAAATTTGCTCCTTCATCTTTAACTCATTTACTTGGCACAGATCATTTAGGAAGAGATGTTTTTAAAAGGCTTATTTATGGAGCTAGACTTTCTTTGTTTGCTGTTGTTTTAATCTTTGCTTGTATTTTAAGCTTTTCTTTTGTGGTGGGCTTTGTAGCTGGCTATAAAGGTGGGCTTTGGGATAAGATTTTAATGCGAGTGTGCGATGTGTTTTTTGCCTTTCCTACTTTTATCTTGGCTTTATTTTTCATCGCCATTTTTGGCATAGGGCTTGTTAATGTTATCTTAGCCATAGCCTTAACACATTGGGCTTGGTATGCAAGAATGATACGTTCTTTGGTGTTAGAGCAAAAAAATCAAGGCTTTGTTTTAGCCAGTAAGGCTTTAGGCACAAGTGATATAAAAGTGATTTGTAGGCATATACTGCCCTTTGTCTTAAGTCAAATTTCAGTTTTAATCACCCTTGATATAGGGCATATGCTTTTACACATCGCTGGACTTTCATTTTTAGGGCTTGGCGTGCAAGCTCCAAATGCTGAATGGGGCGTGATGATCAGCGATGCAGCCCCTTTTGTGATGAGTGAGCCTCAACTCATGCTTTATGCTGGACTTGCCATTTTTATCAGCGTAGCCGCCTTTAATTTGCTTGGTGAAGCCTTGCAAGAAAGAGGACAAAGATGA
- a CDS encoding CTP synthase, which translates to MKEKQTKYIFVTGGVLSSLGKGIAAASIATILKNCGLKVSILKADPYINVDPGTMSPFEHGEVFVTADGAETDLDLGHYERFLDENLSQLNNFTTGRVYQSVIEKERRGEYLGKTIQVIPHIVGEIKERIKQAASGKDILIVEIGGTVGDIEGLPFLEAIRALKLEVGKNNAMNIHLTLVPFIKAAGELKTKPTQHSVNELRRIGISPDMIICRSEFSLESELKEKIAIACGVAKNCVIESIDAPSIYQIPLNFLKQDILNAIASLLELKNLKPDMKEYDSLVKRVIAPSDEVQIAFVGKYIDLKESYKSLTEALIHAGAALDTRVNIKWIDSEKLESQDINEQLKGVSGILVAGGFGNRGVEGKIKAIEFARVHKIPFLGICLGMQLALIEFARHVLGLKDANSSEFESKCKNPVIFLIDEFIDKNGTKQIRTHQTPLGGTMRLGEYECKIKENSLLSQIYAGKKSIKERHRHRYEANPKYRKDFEEKGLIISGESKGLIEAVELKDHPFFIGVQFHPEFTSRLVSVNPVILAFIKAALNHEHA; encoded by the coding sequence ATGAAAGAAAAGCAAACCAAGTATATTTTCGTAACAGGAGGGGTGCTAAGCTCGCTTGGCAAGGGTATAGCCGCAGCTTCAATTGCTACCATACTTAAAAACTGCGGTTTAAAAGTAAGCATTTTAAAGGCTGATCCTTATATCAATGTTGATCCAGGCACCATGAGTCCTTTTGAACATGGAGAAGTGTTTGTAACAGCTGATGGGGCTGAAACTGATCTTGATTTGGGGCATTATGAACGTTTTTTAGATGAAAATTTAAGCCAGCTTAATAACTTCACCACAGGACGCGTCTATCAAAGCGTGATAGAAAAGGAAAGAAGGGGTGAATATCTTGGCAAAACCATACAAGTTATCCCTCATATAGTAGGCGAGATTAAAGAACGTATCAAGCAAGCTGCATCTGGTAAAGATATACTTATAGTTGAGATTGGCGGAACAGTTGGGGACATAGAAGGCTTACCTTTTTTAGAAGCCATACGCGCTTTAAAACTTGAAGTAGGTAAAAATAACGCTATGAATATCCACCTTACCCTAGTGCCTTTCATCAAAGCAGCAGGCGAGCTTAAAACCAAGCCAACCCAACACAGCGTCAATGAACTTCGCCGTATAGGTATAAGCCCTGATATGATTATCTGTAGAAGCGAGTTTAGCCTTGAAAGTGAACTTAAAGAAAAGATAGCCATAGCTTGTGGGGTAGCTAAAAACTGCGTCATAGAAAGCATAGATGCTCCAAGTATTTATCAAATCCCTTTAAATTTCTTAAAACAAGACATTTTAAACGCCATAGCCTCGCTTTTAGAGCTTAAAAATCTTAAGCCTGATATGAAAGAATACGACAGCCTTGTTAAAAGAGTAATCGCTCCAAGTGATGAGGTGCAAATTGCCTTTGTAGGCAAATACATAGATTTAAAAGAAAGCTATAAAAGCCTTACTGAAGCCTTAATTCACGCTGGAGCTGCACTTGATACAAGGGTAAATATCAAGTGGATTGATAGTGAAAAACTTGAGAGTCAAGATATCAACGAGCAACTTAAGGGAGTAAGTGGAATTTTAGTTGCTGGAGGCTTTGGAAATAGAGGCGTTGAAGGTAAAATCAAAGCTATTGAGTTTGCAAGAGTACATAAAATCCCATTTTTAGGTATTTGTCTTGGTATGCAGCTTGCCTTAATCGAGTTTGCAAGGCATGTTTTAGGCTTAAAAGATGCCAATTCTAGCGAGTTTGAAAGCAAGTGTAAAAATCCTGTGATTTTCTTAATCGATGAATTTATAGATAAAAATGGCACCAAGCAAATCCGCACCCACCAAACCCCACTTGGCGGCACAATGAGACTTGGCGAGTATGAATGCAAGATCAAAGAAAATAGCCTTTTAAGTCAAATTTATGCTGGTAAAAAAAGTATCAAAGAACGACACCGCCACCGCTATGAAGCCAATCCTAAGTATAGAAAAGATTTTGAAGAAAAAGGACTGATTATAAGTGGAGAAAGCAAGGGCTTGATCGAAGCTGTGGAGCTTAAAGATCATCCTTTTTTCATCGGCGTGCAGTTTCATCCTGAATTTACCTCAAGGCTTGTGAGTGTCAATCCTGTCATCTTAGCCTTTATCAAAGCAGCACTAAATCATGAACACGCTTAG